GGTGCAGGCGTTCATCACGTTGCATTTGCTGTAGAAGATGGCGTAGCCAATGCTTTGGCAGAAGCAGAAGGCAAAGAAATCCGTCTTATCGACAAAGCTCCCCGCAAGGGTGCTGAAGGTTTGAATATTGCTTTCCTTCACCCGAAATCAACTTTGGGCGTGCTGACAGAACTCTGCGAACATTAATCATAAACTCTAAAACCAACAAGAACTCATGAGTAATCAACTTGAAAAAATTAAAGAGCTTATTGAACGCCGTGCCGTAGCACGTATCGGAGGCGGTGAAAAAGCAATTGCGAAGCAACACGAAAAAGGAAAATACACAGCACGCGAGCGTCTGGCTATGCTGCTTGACGAGGGTAGCTTCGAAGAAATGGACATGTTCGTTGAGCACAGATGCACGAACTTCGGTATGGAGAAAAAGCATTATCCGGGAGACGGTGTAGTAACCGGCTGCGGTACAATCGAAGGACGTCTGGTATATGTGTTCGCACAAGACTTCACTGTTTCTGCCGGCTCACTGTCAGAAACAATGTCATTGAAGATTTGTAAAATTATGGATCAGGCCATGAAGATGGGTGCTCCTTGTATCGGTATCAACGACTCGGGTGGTGCACGTATCCAGGAAGGTATCAACGCTTTGGCAGGTTATGCAGAAATCTTCCAACGCAACATCCTTGCTTCAGGTGTTATTCCGCAGATTTCCGGTATCTTCGGTCCTTGTGCCGGTGGTGCTGTTTATTCTCCGGCTCTGACCGACTTCACACTGATGATGGAAGGCACTTCTTATATGTTCCTCACCGGACCGAAAGTGGTGAAGACCGTTACAGGTGAAGACGTCAGCCAGGAAAACCTCGGTGGCGCAAGCGTTCACTCCACTAAATCGGGTGTGACTCATTTCACCGCCCAAACAGAAGAAGAAGGTTTCGAGCTGATTCGCAAACTGTTGAGCTATATTCCTCAAAACAACCTTGAAGAAGCTCCTTATGTAGATTGCACAGACCCAATCGACCGCCTGGAAGATTCTTTGAACGATATTATCCCCGACAGCCCTACTAAACCGTATGACATGTACGAAGTGATCGGCGCTATTGTGGACAACGGTGAATTCCTTGAAATCCAGAAAGATTATGCTAAGAATATCATCATCGGTTTCGCCCGTTTCAACGGCCAGTCGGTAGGTATCGTTGCTAATCAGCCTAAATATCTGGCTGGCGTGCTCGATAGCAACGCATCTCGTAAAGGTGCACGCTTCGTCCGTTTCTGCGATGCATTCAATATTCCTATCGTATCGTTGGTAGACGTACCGGGATTCCTTCCGGGAACAGGTCAGGAATACAATGGTGTTATCCTTCATGGTGCTAAGTTGTTGTATGCTTACGGTGAAGCTACTGTGCCTAAGGTTACTATCACATTGCGTAAATCTTACGGCGGTTCTCACATTGTGATGAGCTGTAAGCAACTTCGCGGTGATATGAACTACGCATGGCCTACTGCTGAAATCGCAGTAATGGGTGGTGCAGGAGCAGTAGAAGTATTGTACGCACGCGAAGCCAAAGATCAGGAAAACCCGGCTCAATTCCTTGCAGAGAAAGAAGCAGAATACACGAAACTGTTTGCCAATCCTTACAATGCAGCTAAATATGGCTACATCGACGATGTGATTGAACCGCGCAACACACGTTTCCGCGTCATCCGTGCTTTGCAGCAGTTGCAGACTAAGAAATTGAGCAATCCGGCTAAGAAGCATGGTAATATTCCGTTGTAATCCTACTTTTCACATTAAAACAAGAACGATTATGAACAAAACCAAAATCGGAATATTCCTTTCTTTGCTGTTGCTGATTGGTCTGACTTCTTGTGGAGAGCAAAAGTCGAACAATAAGCTGGTGCTAAACGAAATCCTGATAGACAATCAGAGTAATTTTCAGGACGATTACGGATTGCACAGCGCATGGATTGAAATATTCAATAAATCATTCGGTAGCGCCGACTTGGCAGCTTGCTTGCTGAAAGTAAGCAACCAACCGGGCGATACAGTTACTTACTTTATCCCGAAAGGTGATATACTTACATCAGTGAAACCACGCCAACATGCGCTATTCTGGGCAGATGGCGAACCCAACCGCGGTACGTTCCACACCAGCTTCAAGCTGAATCCGAAAACCGCCAACTGGATTGGTCTGTTCGACTCCGGCAAAAAGTTGCTCGACCAGATTGTAGTGC
The Bacteroides caecimuris DNA segment above includes these coding regions:
- a CDS encoding acyl-CoA carboxylase subunit beta, with amino-acid sequence MSNQLEKIKELIERRAVARIGGGEKAIAKQHEKGKYTARERLAMLLDEGSFEEMDMFVEHRCTNFGMEKKHYPGDGVVTGCGTIEGRLVYVFAQDFTVSAGSLSETMSLKICKIMDQAMKMGAPCIGINDSGGARIQEGINALAGYAEIFQRNILASGVIPQISGIFGPCAGGAVYSPALTDFTLMMEGTSYMFLTGPKVVKTVTGEDVSQENLGGASVHSTKSGVTHFTAQTEEEGFELIRKLLSYIPQNNLEEAPYVDCTDPIDRLEDSLNDIIPDSPTKPYDMYEVIGAIVDNGEFLEIQKDYAKNIIIGFARFNGQSVGIVANQPKYLAGVLDSNASRKGARFVRFCDAFNIPIVSLVDVPGFLPGTGQEYNGVILHGAKLLYAYGEATVPKVTITLRKSYGGSHIVMSCKQLRGDMNYAWPTAEIAVMGGAGAVEVLYAREAKDQENPAQFLAEKEAEYTKLFANPYNAAKYGYIDDVIEPRNTRFRVIRALQQLQTKKLSNPAKKHGNIPL